One Coccinella septempunctata chromosome X, icCocSept1.1, whole genome shotgun sequence genomic window carries:
- the LOC123321727 gene encoding protein disulfide-isomerase A3 gives MLLVKLFLFSFLCYTAFSKEEDVIDLGDGDFSSKLAEHETALVMFYAPWCGHCKRLKPEYAKAAEELVRNDPPITLFKVDCTEAGKETCNKNSVNGYPTLKIFRNGEFSQEYNGPREASGIVKYMKAQVGPSSKELKTVEELEKFLKSENDVSIVGFFEKESELKTAFLKTADKLRESVRFAHSSYKEVLDKQGLKDNVVLFRPEILKNKFEDNQVVYSGNADSGSIKDFITKNYHGLCGHRKSDNRQDFKNPLVVAYYAVDYVKNPKGTNYWRNRILKVAKEFKDQITFAISSKDELTQELNEYGVDFIKHDKPRVFARDEKNQKFVMEDVFSVEALELFVQDLLDDKLSPYVKSEPIPESNEEPVKVAVAKNFEELVLKNNKDTLIEFYAPWCGHCKKLAPVYDELALKLKDEDVSIVKMDATANDVPPSFDVRGFPTLFWLPKDSKDKPVRYDGGRELDDFVNYIAKHATNELKGYDRAGKPKADKTEL, from the exons ATGTTACTCGtgaaacttttcctcttttcttTTCTTTGCTACACAGCATTTTCAAAGGAGGAAGATGTTATAGATCTTGGAGACGGCGACTTTTCCAGCAAACTTGCCGAACATGAAACTGCACTTGTCATGTTTTATGCGCCTTG GTGCGGACATTGCAAAAGATTGAAACCGGAATACGCTAAGGCAGCAGAAGAACTTGTCAGAAACGATCCACCAATCACCCTTTTCAAAGTTGATTGTACTGAAGCTGGTAAAGAAACATGTAACAAGAACAGCGTAAACGGGTATCCTAcgctgaaaattttcagaaatggCGAATTTTCACAAGAGTATAATGGACCTAGAGAAGCATCAG GAATTGTCAAATATATGAAAGCTCAAGTTGGTCCCAGTTCGAAAGAATTGAAGACTGTTGAAGAATTGGAGAAGttcttgaaatctgaaaatgatgTGTCTATTgttggtttctttgaaaaagAATCGGAACTCAAAACAGCCTTCTTGAAAACAGCAGACAAACTGAGAGAATCTGTTCGTTTTGCACACTCTTCTTATAAAGAAGTCTTGGACAAACAAGGCTTGAA GGATAATGTTGTTCTTTTCCGACCGGAAATTTTGAAGAACAAATTTGAAGATAACCAAGTTGTTTACTCTGGAAATGCAGATTCTGGTTCCATCAAGGATTTCATCACTAAAAACTA TCATGGTCTCTGTGGACACCGTAAATCTGATAATAGACAAGATTTCAAAAACCCCTTAGTTGTTGCCTATTATGCTGTCGATTATGTGAAAAACCCCAAGGGAACCAACTACTGGAGAAACAGAATCCTCAAAGTAGCAAAGGAATTCAAAGACCAAATCACCTTCGCAATCAGTTCCAAGGATGAACTCACACAAGAATTGAATGAATACGGCGTTGATTTCATCAAGCATGATAAACCAAGGGTATTTGCCAGGGATGAGAAGAACCAGAAGTTCGTTATGGAAGATGTTTTCTC AGTTGAAGCTTTGGAACTTTTCGTCCAAGATCTTTTGGATGATAAATTATCACCTTACGTCAAATCAGAACCCATTCCTGAAAGTAATGAAGAACCAGTCAAGGTTGCTGTTGCCAAGAACTTCGAAGAACTTGTGCTCAAGAACAATAAAGACACACTTATTGAATTTTATGCACCCTGGTGTGGACATTGCAAAAAACTAGCCCCAGTCTATGATGAACTTGCACTCAAG CTTAAAGATGAAGATGTTTCCATTGTTAAAATGGATGCTACAGCCAATGATGTACCTCCCTCTTTTGATGTAAGGGGTTTCCCAACATTGTTCTGGTTACCAAAAGACTCTAAAGACAAACCTGTGAGATATGAT GGTGGCCGTGAATTAGATGACTTCGTCAATTACATTGCTAAGCATGCCACCAATGAATTGAAAGGTTACGATCGGGCAGGAAAGCCTAAAGCAGATAAGACTGAACTATAA
- the LOC123321528 gene encoding SWI/SNF complex subunit SMARCC2: MMPFGPKKDGGPNVKYFESPETLTSLETVKQWLQKNAKKYIQPDPPTNKSLSTLIIQLLQFQEDSLGKNVQKPIMTRIPVKFFMDFKPGGALCQILLAAYKFKSEHNWKRFELPSGKSNAKVDRTFEMFQSIERALITSKIYAIPIIYIKPDLDKSLISKLKEIVRKRNAQVAENEENATHICFDLVDPLEEEYGRPLFKRDKMVMMHWYYFPSSFDTWVNMESTIDNMNMDSPSPHDGPWRVSFNWLLDSDQYNEWMPEEDYEVDELGRKKVHPLRMSVEDLMNPSSDDRNRKKQKRKRSPSPPSKVSKRKSGRSPAIGKKQKSDEAEPEDLTKDMEEPTPEPNIVEVNPPPAPAQPTKKDHELQPLKGGSITDIEEAEEKCEDSQTGKNSDTTIQDDGQEDNVTEQTHHIIIPSYSAWFDYNSIHEVEKRALPEFFNGRNKSKTPEIYLAYRNFMVDTYRLNPTEYITSTACRRNLAGDVCAIMRVHAFLEQWGLINYQVDTDSRPTPMGPPPTSHFHILSDTPSGLQPVNPPKTPQPSAAKTLLDLDRTAESKKPENGEPISSFGLKLDQYAKKPAALRNKSAASMTRDWTEQETLLLLEGLEMYKDDWNKVCEHVGSRTQDECILHFLRLPIEDPYLEDPEAGGALGPLAYQPIPFSKAGNPIMSTVAFLASIVDPRVAAAAAKSAMNEFASIKEEVPAAVMDAHLKNVEASSAEGKYDPAANLALTNIAGTVPDKEEEDKIKKEDVKDEKTEQKKNGDENEEKSAEKEKSEQAETEKEEKMDISEPKTEKVMIKDSEMQSAAAAALAAAAVKAKHLAAVEERKIKSLVALLVETQMKKLEIKLRHFEELETTMEREREGLEYQRQQLITERQQFHLEQLKAAEFRARQQAHQRQQAEQGQWANQTQSSHPPPTSEPGSSNTPTPPSPQASAVASPGAPHHHI, encoded by the exons ATGATGCCATTTGGTCCTAAGAAGGACGGAGGTCCtaatgtgaaatattttgaatctCCAGAAACGCTGACTTCTTTAGAGACAGTAAAACAATGGCTGCAGAAGAATGCCAAGAAG TATATTCAACCAGATCCCCCAACAAACAAATCGTTATCAACATTGATAATTCAATTGTTACAATTCCAAGAAGATTCACTGGgtaaaaatgtacaaaaacctATCATGACAAGGATACCA GTAAAATTTTTTATGGACTTTAAACCAGGTGGTGCACTCTGTCAAATTCTTCTAGCTGCTTATAAATTCAAAAGTGAACATAATTGGAAGAGGTTCGAATTACCATCTGGAAAG aGTAATGCTAAAGTTGATAGAAcatttgaaatgtttcaaagTATAGAAAGGGCTTTAATTACAAGCAAAATATATGCAATACCAATAATTTACATCAAGCCTGATCTGGACAAATCATTAATATCtaaattgaaagaaatcgtgagaaaaaggaatgcccaagttgcagaaaatgaagaaaatgctACTCACATATGTTTTGACCTTGTTGATCCTCTTGAGGAGGAATATGGTCGTCCGTTATTCAAACGGGACAAAATGGTTATGATGCATTGGTATTATTTCCCTAGTTCATTTGATACTTGGGTTAATATGGAATCTACTATTGATAATATGAATATGGATAGTCCTAGTCCTCACGATGGCCCATGGAGAGTATCTTTCAACTGGTTACTAGATAGTGATCAGTACAATGAATGGATGCCTGAAGAAGATTATGAAGTAGATGAACTTGGAAGGAAAAAGGTTCACCCCTTGAGGATGTCCGTGGAAGACCTCATGAACCCATCATCTGATGATAGAAACAg GAAGAAGCAAAAGAGAAAAAGATCACCCTCACCACCTTCGAAAGTCAGCAAAAGGAAAAGTGGGAGAAGCCCAGCTATTGGTAAGAAACAAAAATCGGATGAGGCAGAGCCTGAAGATCTCACTAAGGATATGGAAGAGCCCACCCCTGAGCCTAATATTGTTGAGGTGAATCCACCACCAGCTCCTGCCCAGCCTACGAAGAAGGATCATGAACTTCAGCCATTGAAAGGTGGATCAATCACTGATATAGAAGAAGCTGAGGAGAAATGTGAAGATTCTCAAACTGGTAAAAATAGTGATACAACCATTCAAGACGACGGTCAGGAAGATAATGTTACTGAGCAAACTCACCATATTATAATACCTTCTTATTCTGCTTGGTTTGATTATAATTCTATTCATGAAGTTGAGAAGCGTGCTTTACCGGAATTTTTCAATGGAAGGAACAAATCAAAAACGCCAGAGATATATTTAGCATACAGGAATTTCATGGTTGACACTTACAGGCTAAACCCAACTGAGTATATAACTAGTACAGCTTGTAGAAGGAATCTGGCTGGAGATGTTTGCGCCATTATGAGAGTTCATGCATTCTTAGAGCAATGGGGACTCATCAACTATCAAGTGGATACAGATTCAAGACCTACCCCTATGGGACCACCTCCGACATCTCATTTCCACATTCTATCCGATACTCCATCTGGTTTACAACCTGTTAATCCTCCTAAAACTCCTCAACCAAGCGCTGCTAAGACATTACTTGACCTGGACAGAACGGCAGAGTCCAAGAAACCTGAGAATGGTGAACCAATATCCAGTTTTGGTTTGAAATTAGATCAATATGCCAAAAAACCAGCAGCTTTGAGGAACAAGAGTGCAGCTTCTATGACAAGAGACTGGACAGAACAAGAAACACTCCTCCTGTTGGAAGGTCTAGAAATGTACAAAGATGACTGGAATAAAGTGTGTGAGCATGTAGGCTCAAGAACTCAGGATGAATGTATCCTCCATTTCTTGAGACTTCCAATCGAAGACCCATACTTGGAAGATCCTGAAGCAGGGGGTGCTCTGGGTCCTTTAGCCTATCAACCGATTCCTTTCAGTAAGGCTGGAAATCCAATAATGTCCACTGTTGCTTTTCTAGCTTCAATAGTTGATCCGAGAGTAGCAGCAGCTGCAGCTAAATCAGCTATGAATGAGTTTGCCAGTATAAAAGAAGAGGTACCTGCAGCTGTTATGGATGCTCACTTGAAAAATGTTGAAGCTTCCTCTGCAGAAGGAAAATACGATCCTGCTGCTAATTTGGCATTGACCAACATAGCAGGAACTGTACCtgataaagaagaagaagacaagaTCAAGAAGGAAGATGTCAAGGATGAAAAAACGGAGCAGAAGAAGAATGGAGATGAAAACGAAGAGAAGAGTGCAGAAAAAGAAAAATCTGAACAGGCGgaaacagaaaaagaagagaAAATGGACATCTCCGAACCTAAAACTGAAAAAGTTATGATTAAAGATAGTGAAATGCAGAGTGCCGCCGCAGCAGCTTTAGCAGCGGCTGCTGTGAAAGCTAAACATCTGGCAGCTGTTGAAGAGAGAAAAATCAAGTCATTGGTTGCCTTGTTGGTGGAAACACAGATGAAAAAGCTTGAAATAAAACTCAGACATTTTGAGGAATTAGAGACGACAATGGAACGCGAGAGGGAAGGATTGGAGTATCAAAGACAACAGCTGATAACAGAGCGACAGCAATTTCATTTGGAGCAACTGAAAGCAGCTGAATTTAGAGCTCGACAACAAGCCCATCAACGGCAACAAGCAGAGCAAGGACAATGGGCCAATCAAACTCAATCATCTCACCCTCCTCCAACTTCTGAACCTGGATCTAGCAATACACCTACCCCTCCTTCACCGCAAGCTTCTGCAGTAGCATCTCCTGGTGCTCCGCACCACCACATCTAA